A single region of the Halorussus gelatinilyticus genome encodes:
- a CDS encoding DUF7827 domain-containing protein → MVAAVPPAAVSATPATQVAFTDNVVSEQRGDVAEIGVAFEDGDTATVRIGSEASHVATVTVRDRDGDGRALLRLNTYDGSVAASDGDATTVRSRSNVTTPLATGTYDLALWSGNDTDGDQRSVATLSLSERSTDNLFARAAPSSADLSNLSEVNAALRSDNLTRSGVLVRNGTLVLELLASGLTGAVAAQDGRNVTERFVRFLEQENASLTVYDVPGTEQERAYLDLTNESAVTVVRDARNDSYYVVAELDEVAMTDGDDGDPANNHRGWGDHRANFSLAADSSLTTDGRETATAEFEVDEAEATLSTPPETDKVYLAPAPNQTVWGTTTLAPGSRVAVRIRDGDGLRRSETVRVENRTDAPGGSFAANFDLGEVAPETELGVTVRAAGESSLTHGEETDGVVLESNAALNLTGREPTDQGVGVSYATLSHGGYVAVHRGSADGPVVGRSSRLAPGEAFSHAIELGSKSGGDATLVAVAHRAEPGDELGRPYTENGNVVAEAVERTGATTTDDETATVRTTATATTRTTETTVESTPTAGPSAETGIPGFGVGAATVGALVALLAGLALARRE, encoded by the coding sequence GTGGTCGCCGCAGTCCCTCCGGCCGCGGTTTCGGCGACGCCAGCGACGCAGGTCGCGTTCACCGACAACGTCGTGAGCGAACAGCGCGGCGACGTGGCCGAAATCGGCGTCGCGTTCGAGGACGGCGATACCGCCACCGTCCGAATCGGCTCCGAGGCGTCGCACGTCGCGACCGTCACGGTTCGAGACCGGGACGGCGACGGCCGCGCGCTACTTCGGCTCAACACCTACGACGGGAGCGTCGCCGCGAGCGACGGAGACGCGACGACCGTTCGCTCACGATCGAACGTCACGACGCCGCTCGCCACCGGCACGTACGACCTCGCGCTGTGGTCCGGGAACGACACCGACGGGGACCAGCGGTCGGTCGCTACGCTCTCACTCAGCGAGCGTTCGACCGACAACCTGTTCGCCCGAGCCGCCCCGAGCTCGGCGGACCTGTCGAACCTGAGCGAGGTGAACGCCGCGCTCCGGTCGGATAACCTGACGCGGAGCGGCGTCCTCGTCCGAAACGGAACGCTCGTCCTCGAACTCCTGGCTTCGGGCCTCACCGGTGCAGTCGCCGCGCAGGACGGCCGGAACGTCACGGAGCGCTTCGTCCGGTTCTTGGAGCAAGAGAACGCCTCGCTGACGGTCTACGACGTGCCCGGTACCGAACAGGAGCGGGCCTACCTCGACCTGACGAACGAGAGTGCGGTGACCGTCGTCCGGGACGCGCGGAACGATTCGTACTACGTCGTCGCCGAACTCGACGAGGTAGCGATGACGGACGGCGACGACGGCGACCCCGCGAACAACCACCGCGGGTGGGGCGACCACCGCGCCAACTTCAGTCTCGCGGCCGACTCGTCGCTGACGACCGACGGCCGGGAGACCGCCACCGCGGAGTTCGAGGTAGACGAGGCCGAAGCGACGCTGTCCACCCCGCCGGAGACCGACAAGGTGTACCTCGCGCCCGCGCCGAACCAGACGGTCTGGGGAACGACGACGCTCGCGCCCGGAAGCAGGGTGGCCGTCCGGATTCGAGACGGAGACGGCCTTCGGCGCTCGGAGACCGTTCGCGTCGAGAACCGGACCGACGCGCCGGGCGGGTCGTTCGCCGCGAACTTCGACCTCGGTGAAGTCGCTCCCGAGACCGAACTCGGCGTGACGGTACGCGCCGCGGGGGAGTCGTCGCTCACGCACGGCGAGGAGACCGACGGAGTCGTCCTCGAATCGAACGCCGCGTTGAACCTGACCGGGCGAGAACCAACCGACCAGGGCGTCGGCGTGTCGTACGCGACGCTCTCGCACGGCGGGTACGTCGCGGTCCACCGGGGGTCGGCCGACGGTCCGGTCGTCGGCCGGTCCAGCCGACTCGCTCCCGGCGAGGCGTTCAGTCACGCTATCGAACTCGGCTCTAAATCCGGCGGAGACGCGACGCTGGTCGCCGTCGCGCACCGCGCCGAACCGGGCGACGAACTCGGCCGACCGTACACCGAGAACGGGAACGTCGTGGCAGAAGCGGTGGAGCGCACCGGCGCGACCACTACCGACGACGAGACGGCGACGGTGCGGACGACTGCGACCGCGACGACGCGGACGACCGAGACGACCGTCGAATCGACACCGACGGCGGGGCCGTCGGCCGAGACCGGGATTCCGGGCTTCGGGGTCGGCGCGGCGACGGTCGGCGCGCTGGTCGCACTGCTGGCGGGTCTCGCGCTTGCACGGAGAGAATAA
- a CDS encoding MaoC family dehydratase, translated as MPVATVEDTAEASLTVTEETIDAYADLTGDDNPIHRDDEYAAETFFGGRVAHGMLSAGVVSAALADLPGDIVYLSQDLDFENPVRPGQTVTATVTVEAELGDDRLRVETVAEAESEDGATEQVLSGEAVVMSVPHETE; from the coding sequence ATGCCAGTCGCGACCGTCGAGGACACCGCCGAGGCGAGTCTGACAGTGACCGAGGAGACCATCGACGCCTACGCCGACCTGACCGGTGACGACAACCCCATCCACCGCGACGACGAGTACGCCGCCGAGACGTTCTTCGGCGGCCGCGTCGCCCACGGGATGCTCTCGGCGGGCGTCGTCAGCGCCGCGCTCGCGGACCTCCCCGGCGACATCGTCTACCTCTCGCAGGACCTCGACTTCGAGAACCCGGTCCGACCCGGCCAGACCGTGACCGCGACGGTGACGGTCGAGGCGGAGTTGGGCGACGACAGGCTTCGTGTAGAGACCGTCGCGGAGGCCGAGAGCGAGGACGGGGCGACCGAGCAGGTCCTCTCGGGCGAGGCGGTCGTCATGTCGGTGCCTCACGAGACCGAGTAG
- a CDS encoding AMP-binding protein: MRSHPERPYDWVGAWSEKRAQLSPEKVGLVDETTGERYTYAELDRRANRTARLLRAEGVTGDGEGDGERVAVLSRNRPELVDLFFATAKTGGVLAPLSHRLAAGELVEMLNEVEPALLVVEEPFADLAARILDHEACGFDCSVLALSADDADDSASASSESASDSSAIAAEPWTDALPDDDSPVETADASMDDPHLFLHTGGSTGVPKETVLTHGSILWNSFNTITAWGLRPEDVTPMVFPMFHTGGWNVLTVPMFHLGATVVLAREFEPSEVLHLVESEGATVLVAVPAVLRMMTHHDDWADTDLSTLRFAKSGGGPCRESVMEAWWDRGVDLSQGYGLTECGPNNFTMPDGWPREKADSVGVPVMHADARIADGEGEELPAGEIGELELASPHAADRYWRNDEETAETFGDGWVSTGDLARRDDDGYFYIEGRKKNMYVSGGENVYPAAVEDRIADHPKVEEVVVVPVPDDRWGQVGMAVVQGDESLTLDELTDFLDGKLARFKRPRHLAFVDEMPTSGPSKIDRQAVKAEFGEE; this comes from the coding sequence ATGCGTAGCCACCCCGAGCGCCCCTACGACTGGGTGGGCGCGTGGAGCGAGAAGCGCGCGCAACTCTCGCCCGAGAAAGTCGGACTGGTGGACGAGACGACGGGCGAGCGGTACACCTACGCCGAGTTGGACCGGCGAGCTAATCGGACCGCGCGCCTGCTCCGAGCGGAGGGCGTGACGGGCGACGGGGAGGGAGACGGCGAGCGCGTCGCGGTCCTCTCGCGCAACCGCCCCGAACTCGTGGACCTCTTCTTCGCCACGGCGAAGACCGGCGGGGTTCTCGCGCCGCTCTCCCATCGCCTCGCCGCTGGCGAGCTGGTCGAGATGCTCAACGAGGTCGAGCCAGCCCTTCTCGTGGTCGAAGAACCCTTCGCCGACCTCGCGGCGCGAATCCTCGACCACGAGGCCTGCGGGTTCGACTGTTCGGTACTGGCGCTGTCCGCGGACGACGCGGACGACTCGGCGTCCGCGTCGTCCGAATCCGCGTCCGACTCCTCCGCGATAGCGGCCGAACCGTGGACCGACGCGCTCCCCGACGACGACTCGCCGGTCGAGACCGCCGACGCGTCGATGGACGACCCCCACCTCTTTCTCCACACCGGCGGTTCGACCGGCGTTCCGAAGGAGACCGTCCTGACCCACGGCTCTATCCTCTGGAACTCGTTCAACACCATCACGGCGTGGGGCCTGCGCCCCGAGGACGTGACGCCGATGGTGTTCCCGATGTTCCACACCGGCGGGTGGAACGTCCTGACGGTCCCGATGTTCCACCTCGGCGCGACCGTCGTCCTCGCCCGCGAGTTCGAACCGAGCGAGGTCCTGCACCTCGTGGAGTCGGAGGGCGCGACCGTCCTCGTCGCGGTCCCGGCGGTCCTCCGGATGATGACCCACCACGACGACTGGGCGGACACCGACCTCTCGACCCTGCGGTTCGCCAAGTCGGGCGGCGGCCCCTGCCGCGAGTCGGTCATGGAGGCGTGGTGGGACAGGGGCGTGGACCTCTCGCAGGGCTACGGCCTGACCGAGTGCGGCCCGAACAACTTCACGATGCCCGACGGCTGGCCCCGCGAGAAAGCCGACAGCGTGGGCGTGCCGGTCATGCACGCCGACGCGCGGATCGCCGACGGCGAGGGCGAGGAACTGCCGGCGGGCGAAATCGGCGAACTCGAACTGGCGAGTCCCCACGCCGCCGACCGCTACTGGCGCAACGACGAGGAGACCGCCGAGACGTTCGGGGACGGATGGGTCTCGACCGGCGACCTCGCGCGCCGCGACGACGACGGCTACTTCTACATCGAGGGTCGGAAGAAGAACATGTACGTCTCGGGCGGCGAGAACGTCTATCCCGCCGCCGTCGAGGACCGCATCGCCGACCACCCGAAGGTCGAGGAGGTCGTCGTCGTGCCGGTGCCCGACGACCGGTGGGGACAGGTCGGCATGGCGGTCGTGCAGGGCGACGAGTCGCTGACCCTCGACGAACTGACCGACTTCTTGGACGGGAAACTGGCGCGGTTCAAGCGCCCGCGCCATCTGGCCTTCGTGGACGAGATGCCGACCTCCGGTCCCTCGAAGATAGACCGACAGGCTGTGAAGGCGGAGTTCGGCGAGGAGTAG
- a CDS encoding 2-oxoacid:acceptor oxidoreductase subunit alpha produces MPDDLNWAIGGEAGDGIDSTGKIFAQALSRAGRHVFTSKDFASRIRGGYTAYKIRSSTDRVESVVDRLDILVALTERTIDENLDELHDDSVIIYDGERTEMEDVEIPGDMTGLSVPLQRLAEEAGGAIMQNIVALGAACEVTNFPIENLDSALEKKFGNKGESIVSNNKEAARKGQEFVAEEYDYEFDYDLDTTDNDYVLLNGDEAIGMGAIAAGCRFYAGYPITPATDVMEYLTGRIEQFGGEVVQAEDELSAINMALGAARAGARSMTATSGPGIDLMTETFGLVATSETPLVIADVMRSGPSTGMPTKQEQGDLNMTLYGGHGEIPRFVVAPTNVGECFQKTVEAFNLAEKYQTPVFLLADLSMAVTEQTFEPEVFDMDAVEIDRGKIVDDDEVEAWTDERDRFQPHFSTADGISPRALPGTENAAHMSTGLEHNALGRRTEDTDVRIEQVDKRNRKVETAKEEEDWSPREFGDPDSDNLVISWGSNEGAMREALDYLDEEDIDVRFLSVPYIFPRPDLSDEIDAADEVIVVECNESGQFADVLEHDALTRVKRVNKYNGVRFKADELADEIEAALQSEEVRA; encoded by the coding sequence ATGCCAGACGACCTGAACTGGGCCATCGGCGGAGAGGCCGGCGATGGGATCGACTCTACCGGGAAAATCTTCGCGCAAGCGCTTTCCCGCGCAGGACGGCACGTGTTCACTTCAAAGGACTTCGCGTCTCGAATCCGCGGCGGTTACACCGCCTACAAGATTCGGAGTTCGACCGACCGCGTCGAGAGCGTCGTGGACCGCCTCGACATCCTCGTCGCGCTGACAGAGCGCACTATCGACGAGAATCTGGACGAACTCCACGACGATTCGGTCATCATCTACGACGGCGAGCGCACCGAGATGGAGGACGTCGAGATTCCGGGCGACATGACCGGGCTGTCGGTACCGCTCCAGCGCCTCGCCGAGGAGGCCGGCGGTGCCATCATGCAGAACATCGTCGCGCTCGGTGCGGCCTGTGAAGTCACGAACTTCCCCATCGAGAACCTCGACTCCGCGCTGGAGAAGAAGTTCGGCAACAAGGGCGAGTCCATCGTCTCGAACAACAAGGAGGCCGCCCGCAAAGGACAGGAGTTCGTCGCCGAGGAGTACGACTACGAGTTCGACTACGACCTCGACACGACGGACAACGACTACGTCCTGCTGAACGGCGACGAGGCCATCGGGATGGGCGCTATCGCGGCCGGCTGTCGCTTCTACGCCGGCTACCCCATCACGCCCGCGACCGACGTGATGGAGTACCTGACCGGCCGCATCGAGCAGTTCGGCGGCGAAGTCGTCCAAGCAGAGGACGAACTCTCGGCCATCAACATGGCGCTGGGTGCCGCCCGCGCCGGGGCGCGCTCGATGACCGCGACCTCCGGGCCGGGCATCGACCTGATGACCGAGACGTTCGGTCTCGTGGCGACCAGCGAGACGCCGCTGGTCATCGCCGACGTGATGCGCTCCGGGCCCTCGACCGGGATGCCGACCAAGCAGGAGCAGGGCGACCTCAACATGACGCTGTACGGCGGCCACGGCGAGATTCCGCGGTTCGTCGTCGCGCCGACCAACGTCGGCGAGTGCTTCCAGAAGACCGTCGAGGCGTTCAACCTCGCCGAGAAGTACCAGACGCCCGTCTTCCTGCTGGCGGACCTCTCGATGGCCGTCACCGAGCAGACCTTCGAGCCGGAGGTCTTCGACATGGACGCCGTGGAAATCGACCGCGGAAAGATCGTTGACGACGACGAGGTCGAGGCGTGGACCGACGAGCGCGACCGCTTCCAACCCCACTTCTCGACGGCCGACGGCATCAGTCCGCGCGCGCTCCCCGGCACGGAGAACGCCGCCCACATGTCCACCGGTCTCGAACACAACGCCCTCGGTCGTCGGACCGAGGACACCGACGTCCGCATCGAGCAGGTGGACAAGCGAAACCGGAAGGTCGAGACCGCCAAGGAAGAGGAAGACTGGAGTCCCCGAGAGTTCGGCGACCCCGATTCGGACAACCTCGTCATCTCGTGGGGCTCGAACGAGGGCGCGATGCGCGAAGCCCTCGACTACCTCGACGAGGAGGACATCGACGTGCGCTTCCTCTCGGTGCCCTACATCTTCCCGCGGCCCGACCTCAGCGACGAGATCGACGCCGCCGACGAGGTCATCGTCGTCGAGTGTAACGAGAGCGGACAGTTCGCCGACGTCCTCGAACACGACGCCCTTACCCGCGTCAAGCGCGTGAACAAGTACAACGGCGTCAGGTTCAAGGCCGACGAACTGGCAGACGAAATCGAGGCAGCACTCCAGAGCGAGGAGGTCAGAGCATGA
- a CDS encoding alpha/beta fold hydrolase codes for MPYADNDGVSLYYETTDPAENPAGDADTVALVEGLGYGRWMWRWQRDRLAEEGYRVVVWDNRGTGDSDEPDGPYTVAEMAGDLEAVLDAAGVERAHVVGASMGGMIAQQYALDYDRAESLGLLCTSPGGDGAVPTPEETRARMFGVPEDADEREAIRYKMRPAMTDEFWADNDDLISDIVDWRLEGDASDAGREAQAAAVAGFDASDRLGEIEVPVLVAHGTADRVLPVGNADLLSEALPNARLAVFEDGSHLFFVEQADAVNDKLVEFLRHA; via the coding sequence ATGCCTTACGCGGACAACGACGGGGTTTCACTCTACTACGAGACTACCGACCCGGCCGAGAACCCGGCGGGCGACGCGGACACCGTCGCCCTCGTCGAAGGGCTGGGCTACGGCCGGTGGATGTGGCGCTGGCAGAGAGACAGGCTCGCCGAGGAGGGCTACCGCGTCGTCGTCTGGGACAACCGCGGCACCGGCGACTCCGACGAACCGGACGGCCCGTACACCGTGGCGGAGATGGCCGGCGACCTCGAAGCGGTCCTCGACGCCGCGGGCGTCGAACGCGCTCACGTCGTCGGCGCGAGCATGGGCGGCATGATAGCCCAGCAGTACGCGCTCGACTACGACCGCGCCGAGAGTCTGGGGCTGCTCTGCACCAGTCCCGGCGGCGACGGGGCGGTGCCGACTCCGGAGGAGACCCGAGCCCGGATGTTCGGCGTGCCCGAGGACGCCGACGAGCGCGAGGCCATCCGGTACAAGATGCGGCCCGCGATGACCGACGAGTTCTGGGCGGACAACGACGACCTGATTTCGGACATCGTGGACTGGCGACTCGAGGGCGACGCGAGCGACGCGGGCCGCGAGGCGCAGGCCGCCGCCGTCGCCGGGTTCGACGCGAGCGACCGACTGGGAGAAATCGAGGTTCCGGTCCTCGTCGCTCACGGGACCGCCGACAGAGTGCTTCCGGTCGGGAACGCCGACCTGCTGTCCGAGGCCCTGCCGAACGCTCGACTCGCCGTCTTCGAGGACGGGTCGCACCTCTTCTTCGTCGAGCAGGCCGACGCCGTGAACGACAAACTCGTGGAGTTCCTGCGCCATGCGTAG
- a CDS encoding digeranylgeranylglycerophospholipid reductase has translation MSDHFDVVIAGAGPAGAQCARDLAERGYDVVVLETEAEDEFPAQSNKSTAGTFPSMMGSFGIPDDVVMNYTDDVVLESPNNHYVRHQPGAVLEFADFKNFLVEDAREDGAEYWFDARVSKPIMDDGDIVGVRFNGDREVYGDIVIDATGPAAPLAKALDVTGLEREHQAIGVEYELEGIDVDADGYADLTDAMMLRLDHELAPGGYSWIFHTGEDTAKVGLCYIQNEAHRDYAKDGVSIDGYLQYWLDNDPRFEAAERIEGKQHRGSAHIQMPDSFSTDNFMAVGDTVPTIDPLWGEGIHTCMKSGRMAAVTADRCFMSSDRDTSAEKLSIYDDLWHERVAPKMRRRLLMTQLLYLVPNERYDTLIRDLNRVDADALRKANAGSVRGILKLFHSGDIPTLARFVKERLL, from the coding sequence ATGTCTGACCACTTCGACGTCGTGATTGCGGGTGCGGGACCGGCGGGCGCACAGTGCGCGCGGGACTTGGCCGAGCGCGGCTACGACGTCGTCGTCCTCGAAACCGAGGCGGAAGACGAGTTCCCCGCCCAGAGCAACAAGTCTACGGCCGGGACCTTCCCCTCGATGATGGGATCGTTCGGCATCCCGGACGACGTGGTGATGAACTACACCGACGACGTGGTGCTGGAGTCGCCCAACAACCACTACGTCCGCCACCAGCCCGGTGCGGTCCTCGAATTCGCGGACTTCAAGAACTTCCTCGTGGAGGACGCCCGCGAGGACGGTGCCGAGTACTGGTTCGACGCTCGCGTCTCCAAGCCCATCATGGACGACGGCGACATCGTCGGCGTCCGGTTCAACGGCGACCGGGAGGTCTACGGCGACATCGTTATCGACGCGACCGGTCCGGCCGCGCCGCTCGCCAAGGCCCTCGACGTGACCGGACTCGAACGCGAACATCAGGCCATCGGCGTCGAGTACGAACTGGAGGGCATCGACGTCGATGCCGACGGCTACGCCGACCTCACCGACGCGATGATGCTCCGTCTCGACCACGAACTCGCGCCGGGCGGCTACTCGTGGATATTCCACACGGGCGAGGACACCGCGAAGGTCGGTCTCTGCTACATCCAGAACGAGGCCCACCGCGACTACGCCAAGGACGGCGTGAGCATCGACGGCTACCTTCAGTACTGGCTCGACAACGACCCCCGCTTCGAGGCGGCCGAACGCATCGAAGGAAAGCAGCACCGCGGGTCGGCCCACATCCAGATGCCCGATAGCTTCAGCACGGACAACTTCATGGCCGTCGGCGACACGGTGCCGACCATCGACCCGCTCTGGGGCGAGGGTATCCACACCTGCATGAAGTCGGGCCGGATGGCCGCGGTCACGGCCGACCGGTGTTTCATGTCGAGCGACCGCGACACCTCCGCCGAGAAGCTGTCCATCTACGACGACCTCTGGCACGAACGCGTCGCCCCGAAGATGCGGCGGCGACTCCTGATGACCCAACTGCTCTATCTCGTTCCGAACGAGCGCTACGACACGCTCATCCGGGACCTCAACCGCGTGGACGCCGACGCGCTCCGGAAGGCCAATGCGGGGAGCGTCCGCGGCATTCTGAAACTCTTCCACAGCGGGGACATCCCGACGCTGGCGCGGTTCGTCAAGGAACGACTGCTGTAA
- a CDS encoding 2-oxoacid:ferredoxin oxidoreductase subunit beta has protein sequence MSSEVRFTDFKSDKQPTWCPGCGDFGTMNGMMKALANTGNDPDNTFVVAGIGCSGKIGTYMHSYALHGVHGRALPVGTGVKLANPDLEVMVAGGDGDGYSIGAGHFIHAVRRNVDMTYVVMDNRIYGLTKGQASPTSREDFETSTTPEGPKQPPVNPLALALSAGGSFIAQSFSTDAQRHTEIVQKAIEHDGFGFVNVFSPCVTFNDVDTYDYFRDSIVDLADEDHDPTDREAAKERILDADKEYQGILYQNEESVPYSDLHGLDSNMADIPDGAPEGAMDLVREFY, from the coding sequence ATGAGTTCAGAGGTTAGATTCACCGACTTCAAATCCGACAAGCAGCCGACGTGGTGTCCGGGTTGCGGGGACTTCGGCACGATGAACGGCATGATGAAGGCGCTCGCCAACACGGGCAACGACCCCGACAACACCTTCGTCGTGGCGGGCATCGGCTGTTCCGGCAAAATCGGCACCTACATGCACAGCTACGCGCTCCACGGCGTCCACGGCCGCGCGCTCCCCGTGGGCACGGGCGTGAAACTCGCCAACCCCGACCTCGAAGTGATGGTCGCGGGCGGCGACGGCGACGGCTACTCCATCGGCGCGGGCCACTTCATCCACGCGGTCCGCCGCAACGTGGACATGACCTACGTCGTCATGGACAACCGCATCTACGGCCTGACCAAGGGGCAGGCCTCGCCGACCTCCCGGGAGGACTTCGAGACGTCCACGACCCCCGAGGGTCCCAAACAGCCGCCGGTCAACCCCCTCGCGCTGGCGCTCTCGGCGGGCGGAAGCTTCATCGCCCAGTCGTTCTCCACGGACGCCCAGCGCCACACCGAAATCGTCCAGAAGGCCATCGAGCACGACGGCTTCGGCTTCGTGAACGTCTTCTCGCCGTGCGTGACGTTCAACGACGTGGACACCTACGACTACTTCCGGGACTCCATCGTGGACCTCGCCGACGAGGACCACGACCCGACCGACCGCGAGGCGGCCAAAGAGCGGATTCTGGACGCCGACAAGGAGTATCAGGGCATCCTCTACCAGAACGAGGAGAGCGTCCCGTACTCGGACCTTCACGGCCTCGACAGCAACATGGCCGACATCCCGGACGGCGCGCCCGAGGGCGCGATGGACCTCGTCCGCGAGTTCTACTGA
- a CDS encoding Lrp/AsnC family transcriptional regulator — translation MGSDKLDDVDKGILYLIQQNARTSTTAEIAEKLGVSSSTVGNRIQKLEERGVISGYHLTVDYEKVGLDQHLLAIGTVPYERRETLSEQILEASGVVSVRELLTNKQNVAIELVGYSRKYIESAIDELNDIGVAIERIEMMKRERTQPFDDFGKQYTNEEDTG, via the coding sequence GTGGGTTCTGACAAACTCGACGACGTCGATAAAGGTATCCTATACCTCATCCAGCAGAACGCTCGGACCAGTACGACGGCCGAGATCGCCGAGAAGTTGGGCGTCTCTTCCAGTACGGTGGGTAATCGTATCCAGAAACTCGAAGAGAGAGGCGTTATCTCCGGGTATCATCTAACCGTCGACTACGAGAAAGTCGGTCTGGACCAACACCTGCTCGCCATCGGGACGGTTCCCTACGAGCGTCGAGAAACGCTGAGCGAACAAATCCTCGAGGCCTCGGGCGTCGTGAGCGTCCGGGAACTGCTGACTAACAAACAGAACGTAGCTATCGAATTGGTAGGCTACTCGCGGAAGTACATCGAATCCGCCATCGACGAACTAAACGATATCGGGGTTGCTATCGAACGAATCGAGATGATGAAACGAGAGCGGACCCAACCGTTCGACGACTTCGGCAAACAGTACACGAACGAGGAAGATACTGGGTGA
- a CDS encoding endonuclease III domain-containing protein — MSEESDATGEAERAEPAENISGGDAAVSAAAEFAPGEAATRAEEVVDRLGERYWQKTYGGRDAFECLVRTILSQNTSDVASQPAYDALMEKYGADDESGNDDDTDTDLAAALARADRDELADAIRPAGLYNRKSEVLVAVADRVLDEYGSAAAFDAFVREGDPSEVRSALLGMDGVGPKTADCVLLFAGGQAGVFPVDTHVHRIYRRLGIAPADADHEAVRAVLEREVPAEKCGFGHTATIQFGREYCTARKPACLDGPDACPLFDVCDRVGVDLESGEVVDPSEAVPDDKPT, encoded by the coding sequence ATGTCCGAGGAGTCCGACGCGACCGGGGAGGCCGAGCGCGCCGAACCCGCCGAGAACATCAGCGGCGGCGACGCCGCGGTGAGCGCGGCCGCGGAGTTCGCGCCCGGCGAGGCCGCCACGCGCGCCGAGGAGGTCGTGGACCGACTCGGCGAGCGGTACTGGCAGAAGACCTACGGCGGGCGGGACGCCTTCGAGTGTCTCGTCCGGACCATACTGAGCCAGAACACCAGCGACGTGGCGAGCCAGCCGGCCTACGACGCGCTGATGGAGAAGTACGGCGCGGACGACGAGAGCGGGAACGACGACGACACGGACACCGACCTCGCGGCGGCGCTAGCTCGCGCCGACCGCGACGAACTCGCGGACGCGATTCGGCCCGCGGGCCTCTACAACCGGAAGTCGGAGGTGCTGGTCGCGGTCGCCGACCGCGTGTTAGACGAGTACGGGAGCGCGGCCGCGTTCGACGCCTTCGTCCGCGAGGGCGACCCGTCGGAGGTCCGCTCGGCGCTCCTCGGCATGGACGGCGTCGGACCGAAGACGGCCGACTGCGTGCTGCTGTTCGCCGGCGGGCAGGCGGGCGTCTTCCCGGTCGATACCCACGTCCACCGCATCTACCGGCGACTGGGTATCGCGCCCGCCGACGCCGACCACGAGGCGGTTCGGGCGGTGCTTGAGCGGGAGGTCCCCGCCGAGAAGTGCGGGTTCGGTCACACGGCGACCATCCAGTTCGGCCGGGAGTACTGTACCGCTCGGAAGCCGGCGTGTCTCGACGGTCCGGACGCCTGCCCGCTCTTCGACGTTTGCGACAGGGTCGGTGTCGACCTCGAATCCGGCGAGGTCGTCGACCCTTCGGAGGCAGTACCGGACGATAAACCGACGTAG
- a CDS encoding HalOD1 output domain-containing protein: MSQAQTAAAGTSTISQSVVEAVAEAEDVDPMELSPPLYEVIDPDALDQVFAASPTNGRMDGQVTFTYNGYEVTVSGDGYVSVEERGE; this comes from the coding sequence ATGAGTCAGGCACAGACCGCAGCAGCAGGGACCAGTACCATCAGTCAGTCGGTAGTCGAAGCAGTGGCCGAAGCAGAGGATGTAGACCCGATGGAACTCTCCCCGCCGCTGTACGAAGTGATCGACCCTGACGCCTTAGACCAGGTCTTTGCCGCCTCGCCGACCAACGGTCGGATGGACGGCCAAGTCACCTTCACCTACAACGGATACGAGGTCACGGTCTCCGGCGACGGCTACGTATCCGTCGAAGAGCGAGGGGAGTAG
- a CDS encoding DUF371 domain-containing protein, which produces MEEVIRAEGHENVSAAHASTFEVTTDDYLTPAGDCILGIEADRAPADFDPEFVAACQRADATITAEFEVAGDDGTHRQTVTGRGDPDLTFDSDRSAVGRTSDYVDDRTILVGAEFAAEGFDQVLVAALADGADLTVTLTVERE; this is translated from the coding sequence ATGGAAGAAGTCATCCGCGCCGAGGGCCACGAGAACGTCTCGGCCGCCCACGCGAGTACCTTCGAGGTGACGACCGACGACTACCTGACGCCCGCGGGCGACTGCATCCTCGGTATCGAGGCCGACCGCGCGCCCGCCGACTTCGACCCGGAGTTCGTCGCGGCCTGCCAGCGGGCCGACGCGACGATTACCGCGGAGTTCGAGGTCGCCGGCGACGACGGGACCCATCGCCAGACCGTCACGGGCCGGGGCGACCCCGACCTCACCTTCGATAGCGACCGGAGCGCGGTCGGGCGGACCAGCGACTACGTGGACGACCGGACGATTCTGGTCGGTGCCGAGTTCGCGGCGGAGGGCTTCGACCAGGTACTCGTCGCGGCGCTCGCGGACGGGGCCGACCTGACGGTGACGCTGACCGTCGAGCGCGAGTAG